A window of Plasmodium vivax scf_5202 genomic scaffold, whole genome shotgun sequence genomic DNA:
CACATTCAAATTGTACTGGAACacaagaaaataatttttattgcaaatattttaataacttATTCagtaatgaaaaatatgataaattaactTCTTTTACTTGTACAGAACGTCCATATAATAATGCCTTTTTAGAGGTACCAGTAGATAAAGTCAAAGAACCTGATATAGGTGTTCTTGGCAATCCAGCTAGTGTTGCGAATTTAAATGGGGTTCCAAGGCCCACATCTAGTCGTGATATAGATAGGAATGATTACCCTAATAGTTATCCACACCCATATCCTAATAAAGGCTTAGCAGATCAGCATACATTATATGACCATCCCATTCCTCCTGTGGAAGATACAACTGAAGGTGGATCTTCCAAAACTATTGCGGGCTCAGTTGCTCCAGTATTAGGAGTTTCATCAATTTCTTTACtcttatataaagtaattgaaaatataatagatattcatacatttataatttacatgtacttcctatttttcaaatagaaaaacatataaaaacaaaCTAATTTAAATACCttttacatatgtatattattcattagGTTACACCACTTGGAGgatttataagaaattttctaggaaggaacagaaatatgtataatcCTGTAGAATATATGGATTCATTCAACCCATATAATGATGGAATGGATCCTGGGGGTAGAACAATGAATATATCCTACAACAGattatgaattaaataatcctttagatatatatatcattattagAATTAGCATCAACAATATTAGGTAATCACAGTGATAACTCTACATGTTTAGTTGTTTtaagtaataaatattttataaatttaaagacACAATAACATAAGGCACTTTttaggaaatataaaatagatataatagtaataaattttctcaaaatagATAATTAATCAAATTATTATGATTCTATAACTTCTATTAGTTTCAGTATATGTAATAACTACATTTAATGATTTTATATCCTATCCctctaaaaataatattaataaatgcaattatgatgatatgtatttattagTAAATATTACTTTATCTATTTTAATGTATTATTAACCATAAAGTTTTAtagatttataaaaaaacccattatatttccaaaaaatatgtgataAGCACCTAGTGAACACATTAAgattaatatgttatttaatactatatattgttaaatatagtataaaatattgagaagttatttttcctttatcttaaatttaaatctcccattaatttttattttaacatactAACTGTATGTGACAATAGTACAAACTTtccatttattattaaccCTATAtgataaacaaatatattttacatatatttttagttctaataaattaattgtttattatataaaaataaaaaaaattaactttttttataatgtaataaaataagtaaTTATAAACAATTGTTTACGTAAATATTATATCGTGCTTCTTTTTGCCATAAATATCGaatacattaataaaaagtattccttattaatataataaacacCCTATATACTTATAACTTAATTAAATAGATTATTAGTTATTCCATTGGAAAAccttaatttaaaaaaaaaatacatcctTATTTTAAGCATGTACAGaaattacaataattatttcattattgaTAACACAAAGGCATATTGTGGGTTATTTGTTTCTAATAGTTCTTTAGCATTTATCGAACCATTAATCCT
This region includes:
- a CDS encoding variable surface protein Vir27, truncated, putative (encoded by transcript PVX_055690A); this translates as HSNCTGTQENNFYCKYFNNLFSNEKYDKLTSFTCTERPYNNAFLEVPVDKVKEPDIGVLGNPASVANLNGVPRPTSSRDIDRNDYPNSYPHPYPNKGLADQHTLYDHPIPPVEDTTEGGSSKTIAGSVAPVLGVSSISLLLYKVTPLGGFIRNFLGRNRNMYNPVEYMDSFNPYNDGMDPGGRTMNISYNRL